In a single window of the Mus musculus strain C57BL/6J chromosome 6, GRCm38.p6 C57BL/6J genome:
- the Itfg2 gene encoding KICSTOR complex protein ITFG2 isoform X1, whose translation MLEGQVDSLSVTPGPLGVPELVVSQPGCAYAVLLCTWNKDTGSPPASEEATGDSRETPAARDVVLHQTSGRIHNKNVSTHLIGNIRQGHNPEGGNAGLFALCTLDGTLKLMQEADKLLWSVQVDHQLFALEKLDVTGNGLEEVVACAWDGQTYIIDHNRTVVRFQVDENIRAFCAGQYACKEGRNSPCLVYVTFNQKIYVYWEVQLERMESTNLLKLLEAEPEYHRLLQELRVDPEDLPAVCTLLHQTLYHPDQPLQCTPSSFQDPT comes from the exons GTAGACAGTCTCTCTGTGACCCCAGGGCCTCTGGGTGTGCCTGAGTTGGTTGTGTCGCAGCCAGGGTGTGCTTATGCAGTTCTGCTGTGCACCTGGAACAAGGACACTGGCTCCCCTCCTGCCTCTGAGGAGGCCACAGGAGACAGTAG GGAGACCCCAGCTGCCCGAGATGTAGTCCTGCACCAGACATCTGGCCGGATCCACAACAAGAACGTCTCCACTCACCTAATTGGCAACATCAGACAAG GTCATAACCCTGAAGGTGGTAACGCAGGCCTCTTCGCCCTGTGCACCCTGGATG GGACACTGAAGCTGATGCAGGAAGCAGACAAGTTGCTGTGGTCTGTGCAGGTGGATCACCAGCTTTTTGCCCTAGAGAAGCTGGATGTCACG GGCAATGGGCTTGAGGAGGTGGTAGCTTGTGCCTGGGATGGACAGACATATATCATCGATCACAACCGCACCGTTGTGCGCTTCCAAGTGGATGAAAATATCCGTGCCTTCTGTGCAG GCCAGTACGCCTGCAAAGAGGGCCGCAACAGTCCCTGCTTGGTATATGTCACCTTCAATCAGAAGATCTACGTGTACTGGGAGGTGCAGCTGGAGCGCATGGAGTCCACTAACCTTCTGAAGCTGCTGGAGGCTGAGCCCGAGTACCACCGCCTACTGCAGGAGCTGCGTGTGG ATCCTGAAGATCTCCCTGCAGTCTGTACCCTGCTTCATCAGACTCTCTACCATCCGGACCAGCCACTACAGTGTACCCCCTCAAGCTTCCAGGACCCCACCTAG